One genomic window of Bactrocera dorsalis isolate Fly_Bdor chromosome 4, ASM2337382v1, whole genome shotgun sequence includes the following:
- the LOC105224227 gene encoding uncharacterized protein LOC105224227 has protein sequence MFGFCVGICKYEAPPPDTILSMPPPPLPSFLLPNIATAAALVATNDTNPCYAPSLCNPHPNPNEGEGIEFVELTGTDSKVLENTWVLGLISCSVGVIILGGLFAFIVLKCRKTLFSSCNLSYHDSNIKQSGMKSLGESSNKAKPFTAGGILYPVTTTNNRDTLQSQLANDSRLLWATLTPHGTRHFISDYPVGNGNGTVVQDGHYEIVDYRSKVQNPTYREYTKRVPIKSFDNSGFVDYDYEDPTPLMDSYHDDLDSGYQEPQEVLHTLQRVSPRPVVSSPTRIDNPNMAPLNYYPSHRSNHHLNTNTLQSNHSAATLNRKATMTRRISDASIYGPAAGATQ, from the exons ATGTTTGGTTTCTGCGTTGGCATTTGCAAATATGAGGCACCCCCACCCGACACCATACTATCGATGCCACCACCACCCTTACCATCATTCTTGTTGCCGAATATTGCCACTGCAGCAGCGCTTGTGGCAACTAACGATACCAATCCATGCTATGCGCCCTCACTGTGCAACCCCCATCCAAATCCCAACGAAGGTGAGGGCATTGAATTCGTCGAATTAACTGGCACCGATTCGAAAGTGTTAGAGAACACTTGGGTTTTGGGTCTGATATCGTGTTCGGTCGGTGTAATTATTTTAGGCGGACTCTTCGCGTTCATTGTGTTAAAGTGCAGAAA aACGCTGTTCTCCAGCTGTAATCTATCTTATCACGATTCGAATATAAAACAGAGCGGCATGAAGTCGTTGGGAGAATCTTCAAATAAAGCAAAGCCCTTTACGGCTGGTGGTATCCTGTATCCTGTTACAACGACCAATAATCGTGACACTTTGCAATCGCAATTGGCTAATGACAGTCGCCTGCTTTGGGCCACATTAACTCCGCATGGCACAAGACACTTCATTTCGGACTACCCAGTGGGTAATGGTAATGGAACTGTTGTGCAAGATGGTCACTATGAGATTGTCGACTACCGCTCTAAAGTGCAGAATCCCACTTATCGTGAATATACAAAACGTGTGCCGATAAAG TCCTTCGACAACAGTGGCTTTGTCGACTACGACTACGAAGATCCGACACCACTTATGGACTCCTATCATGACGACTTGGACTCTGGCTATCAGGAGCCACAAGAAGTGTTACACACCCTACAACGTGTCTCGCCACGTCCCGTAGTGTCATCACCAACACGTATTGATAATCCGAATATGGCACCGCTCAACTACTATCCATCACATCGTTCCAATCATCACTTAAACACCAATACACTACAATCGAATCACTCAGCAGCCACTTTAAATCGCAAAGCAACTATGACACGTCGCATAAGTGATGCTTCAATCTATGGACCAGCTGCTGGCGCAACACAGTGA
- the LOC105224228 gene encoding 1-phosphatidylinositol 4,5-bisphosphate phosphodiesterase gamma-1 → MSIPALGKMEQTICMLERGTIITKLYSKHRPEQRRLMLVRETRQLLWFSVMSDKRSDYEGSLELREIREIRVGKCSKEFRNCVEDSKRFEPAKCFVVLYGSSFKLKTFSVVALSEQEADNWVCGLRYMVQDTVNAPYPLQVERWLRREYYAIENSSVQSSKDGGQVTVKDFKCFLASISCKMTTSKLMECFAEDDVRPKNDLRFDDFSRLYRKLLLPNNFLEEMFYSTPGTFPYSKDSKTVTLREFQNFLMQEQHENMARDDTSVRSHDNRIDVSGTDPDSQQQHDASVSKFIRDFLQDVERDVKEPYFTISEFLDYLFSKQNDLWDRNCDRIYMDMKQPISAYWIASSHNTYLTGDQFSSESSCEAYARALRMGCRCIELDCWNGADNLPYIFHGHTMTSKIKFKDVIKTIKEHAFVTSEYPVILSIEQNCSLEQQRNMAQALTEVFGDMLLTQRCDRAESQLPSPHQLRRKIILKHKKLPEYEDGCAGGPGIVGGGSGMLTTSGSRSSISGANGDENENMRNFLKEGMLYFKDPVDKAWNLYHFVLTQQQLIYSSHTDGNNAAGADDDDNVATQNATLALMPKSKDNFANEELHFGENWFHGKLEGGRQEADQLLESYKHLGDGTFLVRESDTFVGDYSLSFWRRNRPNHCRIKLKRENGKKKYYLVDNFVFDSLYALIVYYRKNMLRSSEFSITLREPVPQPKKHETQEWFHPNTTKEQAEQVLIKLDVGSFLVRPSVQSTNAFVISFTINRKIKHCRIMQEGRLYVVDTIQFESLVSLVNYYMRNPLYRNVKLMYPVSQELLRQKLLACQTSLEHHHNGGDINDASSYMDPSLDDRVTCKALYSYKANKSDELSFPKHAIITNVQRNTSMWWRGDYGGMVQRHFPANYVKVIDSASDDYNSFSDENNCENISRTDSIDIHGAIVHLSESSEPGILFQLQIQTPTMQNSFIIGFDNQELAYEWIKAIQEGALIANQLATERRKKERSARVAKEMSDLIIYFRSVPFREHSWVFYEMSSFPETKAEKQFLQQNTMLFLQYHRNQISRVYPKGQRLDSSNFNPVPFWNVGSQMIALNYQTGDKAMQLNQAKFRDNGNCGYLLKPKFMQSDSFEPNNMLAIGSHEERFVTIRIIAGRHLFRGGKSNNPLVTVEICGASFDTGIKHRTKVSENGFNPFWNESCSFTVRNPDFALLRFEVQDEDMFAETHFIAQACYPLNCIRTGYRSITLRNKFSEELELASLLVHVDITHASTNAANEHTVVVDF, encoded by the exons ATGAGTATACCAGCATTGGGTAAAATGGAACAAACCATTTGTATGCTTGAACGTGGCACAATTATCACCAAATTGTATTCCAAGCATCGTCCGGAACAACGGCGGCTGATGTTAGTACGCGAAACGAGGCAGCTACTATGGTTTTCGGTTATGTCAGATAAGCGTTCTGACTACGAGGGCTCACTTGAACTACGTGAAATTCGTGAGATACGTGTCGGTAAATGCTCAAAAGAGTTCCGCAATTGTGTTGAAGATTCAAAACGTTTTGAGCCGGCAAAATGCTTTGTAGTGTTGTATGGCAGCTCATTCAAACTAAAGACGTTCTCAGTAGTGGCACTTTCCGAACAAGAAGCAGATAATTGGGTATGCGGTCTTCGTTACATGGTGCAGGACACCGTAAACGCACCATATCCATTACAAGTTGAACGTTGGTTACGACGCGAATATTATGCTATTGAAAATTCAAGCGTACAATCATCCAAAGATGGTGGTCAGGTGACAGTAAAAGACTTTAAATGCTTTTTGGCAAGTATTAGTTGCAAAATGACCACCAGTAAACTAATGGAATGTTTTGCTGAAGATGATGTAAGACCTAAAAATGATTTACGCTTCGATGATTTCTCACGTTTGTATAGAAAATTACTGCTGCCAAATAATTTTCTTGAAGAAATGTTTTATAGTACACCAGGCACGTTTCCCTATTCAAAAGATAGTAAAACAGTCACTTTGCGTgagtttcaaaattttctaatgCAAGAGCAACATGAAAATATGGCGCGAGATGATACATCGGTCCGTTCCCACGACAATCGGATCGACGTAagcggaacggacccggatagTCAACAACAACATGATGCGTCGGTTTCAAAGTTTATACGTGACTTTTTGCAGGATGTAGAACGTGATGTGAAAGAACCTTACTTTACAATTAGCGAATTTCTTGATTACCTCTTTTCGAAACAAAACGATCTCTGGGATCGCAACTGTGATCGCATTTACATGGACATGAAACAACCGATTTCTGCATACTGGATTGCATCCTCACACAACACCTATCTCACTGGCGATCAATTTTCCAGTGAGTCGTCATGTGAAGCGTACGCACGCGCATTACGTATGGGCTGTCGGTGTATTGAGCTTGACTGCTGGAATGGCGCTGACAATTTACCTTATATTTTCCATGGACACACTATgacatcaaaaataaaatttaaagatgTTATTAAGACAATAAAGGAGCATGCATTTGTAACTTCCGAATATCCAGTGATTTTATCTATCGAACAGAACTGTTCCCTAGAGCAGCAGCGTAATATGGCACAAGCACTTACTGAG gtTTTTGGTGACATGCTGCTGACCCAACGTTGTGACCGCGCTGAATCGCAACTGCCTTCACCGCACCAACTGCGTCGCAAAATCATACTTAAGCACAAAAAACTGCCAGAATATGAGGATGGCTGTGCTGGTGGTCCGGGCATAGTCGGTGGCGGCTCTGGCATGTTAACAACCAGTGGTAGCAGATCATCAATTAGTGGCGCtaacggtgatgaaaacgaaaatATGCGAAATTTTCTTAAAGAGGGAATGCTATACTTTAAAGATCCTGTTGACAAAGCCTGGAATCTATATCATTTCGTATTAACACAACAGCAATTAATCTACTCGTCACACACGGACGGAAACAACGCTGCCGGCGCAGATGACGATGATAATGTGGCGACGCAAAATGCAACTTTAGCGTTAATGCCCAAATCAAAAGATAATTTTGCGAATGAAGAATTGCACTTTGGTGAAAACTGGTTCCATGGAAAATTAGAAG GTGGCCGCCAGGAAGCCGATCAACTACTAGAATCGTACAAGCATTTGGGCGATGGCACATTTTTGGTGCGGGAATCGGACACATTCGTTGGTGATTACAGTTTGTCCTTCTGGCGTCGTAATCGTCCAAATCACTGTCGCATTAAGTTGAAAcgtgaaaatggaaaaaagaaatattatttagtcGATAATTTCGTTTTCGATTCACTTTATGCACTAATTGTGTACTATCGCAAAAATATGCTGCGCAGCTCCGAGTTCTCAATTACCTTAAGAGAGCCTGTGCCTCAACCGAAAAAGCATGAAACACAAGAATGGTTTCACCCGAACACAACCAAAGAGCAGGCAGAGCAAGTGCTCATCAAACTGGATGTGGGCTCATTTTTAGTACGCCCATCAGTACAAAGCACCAACGCATTTGTCATatcatttacaataaatcgCAAAATTAAGCATTGTCGCATCATGCAAGAGGGTCGCCTTTACGTCGTGGATACCATACAATTCGAATCGCTTGTATCGCTAGTCAATTATTACATGCGGAATCCGTTATATCGTAATGTTAAACTAATGTATCCGGTGTCACAAGAATTATTACGTCAGAAACTACTCGCCTGTCAAACATCGCTGGAGCATCATCATAATGGTGGCGATATCAATGATGCCTCGAGCTATATGGATCCCAGTCTGGATGATCGTGTTACATGCAAAGCGCTCTACAGCTACAAAGCTAATAAATCAGATGAACTTTCATTTCCAAAACATGCCATCATTACGAATGTGCAGCGTAATACGTCAATGTGGTGGCGCGGTGATTATGGTGGCATGGTGCAACGTCACTTTCCGGCAAACTATGTGAAG GTAATTGACTCTGCTAGCGATGACTACAATTCCTTTAGCGACGAAAATAACTGTGAAAATATTTCACGTACCGATTCGATTGACATACACGGCGCCATTGTACACCTGTCCGAGTCTAGCGAACCGggtatattatttcaattgcaaaTTCAGACACCAACAATGCAAAACTCCTTCATCATCGGTTTTGATAACCAAGAATTGGCTTACGAATGGATCAAAGCCATACAAGAGGGTGCACTAATCGCCAACCAGTTGGCCACCGAACGACGCAAAAAGGAACGTTCCGCACGTGTGGCCAAAGAAATGTCcgatttaattatttacttccGCAGTGTGCCATTCCGTGAACATTCATGGGTATTCTACGAGATGTCGAGTTTCCCTGAAACCAAAGCAGAAAAGCAATTTCTACAACAGAACACTATGCTCTTCCTACAATATCATCGCAATCAAATCAGTCGTGTCTATCCGAAGGGACAACGTTTGGATTCATCTAATTTTAATCCGGTACCCTTTTGGAATGTCGGTTCACAAATGATTGCACTCAACTATCAGACTGGCGACAAAGCCATGCAGCTGAATCAAGCTAAATTCCGCGATAACGGTAATTGCGGTTATCTGCTTAAGCCGAAATTTATGCAAAGCGACAGTTTCGAACCGAATAATATGCTGGCGATTGGCTCACACGAAGAGCGCTTTGTAACAATACGTATTATAGCGGGGCGTCATCTGTTTCGTGGCGGCAAATCCAATAATCCGCTAGTCACTGTTGAAATATGTGGCGCCAGTTTTGACACGGGCATTAAGCATCGCACGAAGGTGAGTGAGAACGGTTTTAATCCGTTCTGGAATGAAAGCTGTAGCTTCACCGTGCGTAATCCGGATTTTGCGCTGCTGCGTTTTGAGGTGCAGGACGAAGATATGTTTGCCGAGACGCATTTCATAGCGCAAGCATGCTATCCGCTGAATTGCATACGCACGGGCTATCGTAGTATCACGCTGCGCAATAAATTCAGCGAGGAGCTGGAGTTGGCCTCGCTGCTGGTGCATGTGGACATTACCCATGCCAGCACAAACGCCGCTAATGAGCACACAGTGGTTGTGGACTTCTGA